Proteins from a genomic interval of Ictalurus furcatus strain D&B chromosome 2, Billie_1.0, whole genome shotgun sequence:
- the rfx1a gene encoding MHC class II regulatory factor RFX1a isoform X4: MATPAYVGELQQTSQPPSGTVTVTPGQPVVVTTAAPQQYLSELQNTVTSVSASATSGQVTPPPAQTPPTQAPPTQTQYVPSEMQNSPTQSSNAQNTPQYIVVTVTEGSIHSSDSVSDSSPPPAVVQTGVPTQVVQQVQSAQQRSVVQATSQPTKTEQGTQMSVTSLQPVHLTQEQLQQVPVQHVYTNQVQYVEGGDTSYTTSTIRSGSFVYTDSPLYTQTSGAQYYESTSVSVSASQAASPVNTGFVTGTGQIVTSATPGTGGGATAVIAVSGSAANGSGDGGGGANGSSGSYVIQGGYMLSSGGGTSSSSSGNGQSYSQNARVSPATLSSGPQVQWLLDNYETAEGVSLPRSTLYCHYLLHCQEQKLEPVNAASFGKLIRSVFMGLRTRRLGTRGNSKYHYYGLRIKASSSLLRLMEDQQHLAMRQQPFSQKQRLKPVQKMEGMTNGMSSGTGQQQQQQTSGLSDISAQVQQYQQFLDASRALPEFPEIDLQGKPLPEGIELEHIKSFQLLYREHCEAILDVMVNLQFTLVETLWKTFWRFSESQAGDTATLAVHDESEKRLPKSCLVLLCKYEPALRWSRDCDNTLYQGLVEILIPDVLRPIPSALTQAIRNFAKSLESWLTNAMMNIPEEMVRIKVTCANAFAQTLRRYTSLNHLAQAARAVLQNTAQINQMLSDLNRVDFANVQEQASWVCRCEDRVVQRLEQDFKLTLQQQNSLEQWAAWLDGVVSQVLKPYQASPAFPKAAKLFLLRWSFYSSMVIRDLTLRSAASFGSFHLIRLLYDEYMYYLIEHRVAQAKGETPIAVMGEFASLGRSLNTLDPDKEEEDEEEEESDDECQELALPADGAALGDESLEPPVKLARTDQRVLFSSTEN; encoded by the exons ATGGCGACTCCAGCCTATGTTGGGGAGCTGCAGCAGACCTCCCAGCCTCCATCGGGCACTGTAACCGTAACACCAGGCCAACCTGTTGTTGTCACGACTGCGGCACCTCAGCAGTACCTCTCAGAGCTGCAAAATACCGTGACCTCTGTCTCGGCATCGGCAACCTCTGGCCAGGTCACGCCCCCTCCTGCACAAACCCCGCCCActcaagccccgcccacacagaCTCAGTATGTCCCATCTGAGATGCAGAATTCACCCACGCAGTCCAGCAATGCCCAGAACACACCGCAGTATATCGTGGTTACGGTTACAG aGGGCTCCATCCATTCAAGTGACTCGGTTTCGGATTCCAGCCCTCCACCTGCAGTGGTACAGACCGGAGTTCCCACTCAGGTGGTGCAGCAGGTGCAGTCAGCCCAGCAG AGGTCTGTGGTCCAAGCCACATCTCAGCCTACCAAGACTGAACAGGGCACACAAATGAGCGTCACCAGCCTACAGCCTGTACACTTGACTCAGGAg cagctGCAGCAAGTACCCGTGCAGCACGTCTACACTAACCAGGTGCAGTATGtagagggaggagacacaaGCTACACTACCAGCACCAT aCGTTCCGGCAGTTTTGTGTACACTGACAGTCCCTTGTACACTCAGACCAGTGGTGCTCAGTATTATGAAAGCACCAGTGTCAGTGTCTCCGCCTCCCAGGCTGCCTCTCCTGTGAATACAGGCTTTGTGACGGGGACGGGGCAAATTGTGACCAGTGCCACACCTGGCACAGGGGGTGGAGCCACAGCAGTAATCGCAGTGTCAGGGTCGGCCGCTAATGGCTCCGGGGACGGAGGAGGCGGGGCCAACGGGAGCAGTGGCAGCTACGTGATCCAGGGAGGCTACATGCTCAGCAGCGGCGGAggcaccagcagcagcagcagtggaaACGGCCAGAGTTACTCACAAAATGCTCGCGTCTCCCCGGCCACC CTGTCCTCTGGCCCTCAGGTGCAGTGGTTGTTGGATAATTATGAGACGGCGGAGGGTGTGAGCCTACCGCGCTCTACTCTCTACTGCCACTACCTGCTGCACTGCCAGGAGCAGAAGCTGGAGCCCGTCAATGCCGCCTCATTCGGAAAGCTCATCCGCTCCGTCTTCATGGGCCTGAGGACGAGGCGTCTGGGTACCcg AGGGAACTCAAAATATCACTACTATGGGCTGAGGATTAAAGCTAGCTCCTCTCTGCTCCGGCTAATGGAGGACCAACAACACCTGGCAATGAGGCAGCAGCCCTTCTCCCAAAAACAGAG GTTGAAGCCAGTACAGAAGATGGAAGGAATGACCAATGGGATGTCGTCAGGCACGggacaacagcagcagcaacagacTTCAGGGCTTTCTGACATCAGTGCCCAGGTGCAGCAGTACCAACAGTTCCTGG ATGCGTCCCGTGCTCTCCCAGAGTTCCCTGAAATTGACTTGCAGGGCAAGCCTTTGCCAGAGGGCATTGAACTGGAACACATTAAGAGCTTTCAGCTACTCTACAGAGAGCACTGCGAG GCCATCCTGGACGTCATGGTGAACCTGCAGTTCACACTGGTGGAGACACTGTGGAAAACGTTCTGGAGGTTTAGCGAGAGTCAGGCAGGAGACACGGCCACGCTGGCTGT tcatGATGAGTCAGAGAAGCGGCTACCCAAATCATGCCTGGTGCTGCTGTGCAAGTATGAGCCGGCACTGCGTTGGAGCCGTGACTGCGACAATACGCTGTACCAGGGCCTGGTGGAGATCCTCATCCCAGACGTACTGAGACCCATACCCA GTGCCTTAACTCAAGCCATCCGGAACTTTGCCAAGAGTCTGGAGAGCTGGCTGACTAACGCCATGATGAACATTCCCGAGGAGATGGTCCGCATCAAA GTGACATGTGCAAATGCATTTGCGCAGACGCTGCGCAGGTACACCTCTTTGAACCACCTGGCCCAGGCTGCCCGTGCTGTGCTGCAGAACACTGCGCAGATCAACCAGATGCTCAGCGACCTCAACCGAGTCGACTTTGCAAACGTGCAG gAGCAGGCCTCTTGGGTATGTAGGTGTGAAGACCGTGTGGTGCAACGGTTAGAACAGGACTTTAAGCTcaccctgcagcagcagaaCTCACTGGAGCAGTGGGCTGCTTGGCTGGATGGCGTTGTCTCCCAAGTCCTAAAGCCCTACCAGGCCAGTCCGGCCTTCCCCAAAGCTGCTAAACTCTTCCTGCTCAGATGGAGCTTCTACAG CTCTATGGTAATCAGAGATCTGACACTGCGCAGTGCAGCCAGTTTTGGTTCCTTTCATCTCATCCGCCTGCTATATGATGAGTACATGTATTACCTAATAGAGCACAGAGTGGCCCAGGCCAAAGGGGAGACCCCTATCGCGGTCATGGGAGAg TTTGCCAGCCTTGGTCGCAGTCTTAACACACTGGATCCTGATAAAG aagaggaggatgaggaggaagaggagagtgaTGATGAGTGTCAGGAATTGGCTCTGCCCGCTGACGGAGCTGCTCTCGGCGACGAATCTTTGGAGCCACCTGTTAAGCTCGCCCGAACCGACCAGAGAGTGCTCTTTAGCAGCACAGAGAACTGA
- the rfx1a gene encoding MHC class II regulatory factor RFX1a isoform X5 has product MATPAYVGELQQTSQPPSGTVTVTPGQPVVVTTAAPQQYLSELQNTVTSVSASATSGQVTPPPAQTPPTQAPPTQTQYVPSEMQNSPTQSSNAQNTPQYIVVTVTEGSIHSSDSVSDSSPPPAVVQTGVPTQVVQQVQSAQQRSVVQATSQPTKTEQGTQMSVTSLQPVHLTQEQLQQVPVQHVYTNQVQYVEGGDTSYTTSTIRSGSFVYTDSPLYTQTSGAQYYESTSVSVSASQAASPVNTGFVTGTGQIVTSATPGTGGGATAVIAVSGSAANGSGDGGGGANGSSGSYVIQGGYMLSSGGGTSSSSSGNGQSYSQNARVSPATVQWLLDNYETAEGVSLPRSTLYCHYLLHCQEQKLEPVNAASFGKLIRSVFMGLRTRRLGTRGNSKYHYYGLRIKASSSLLRLMEDQQHLAMRQQPFSQKQRLKPVQKMEGMTNGMSSGTGQQQQQQTSGLSDISAQVQQYQQFLDASRALPEFPEIDLQGKPLPEGIELEHIKSFQLLYREHCEAILDVMVNLQFTLVETLWKTFWRFSESQAGDTATLAVHDESEKRLPKSCLVLLCKYEPALRWSRDCDNTLYQGLVEILIPDVLRPIPSALTQAIRNFAKSLESWLTNAMMNIPEEMVRIKVTCANAFAQTLRRYTSLNHLAQAARAVLQNTAQINQMLSDLNRVDFANVQEQASWVCRCEDRVVQRLEQDFKLTLQQQNSLEQWAAWLDGVVSQVLKPYQASPAFPKAAKLFLLRWSFYSSMVIRDLTLRSAASFGSFHLIRLLYDEYMYYLIEHRVAQAKGETPIAVMGEFASLGRSLNTLDPDKEEEDEEEEESDDECQELALPADGAALGDESLEPPVKLARTDQRVLFSSTEN; this is encoded by the exons ATGGCGACTCCAGCCTATGTTGGGGAGCTGCAGCAGACCTCCCAGCCTCCATCGGGCACTGTAACCGTAACACCAGGCCAACCTGTTGTTGTCACGACTGCGGCACCTCAGCAGTACCTCTCAGAGCTGCAAAATACCGTGACCTCTGTCTCGGCATCGGCAACCTCTGGCCAGGTCACGCCCCCTCCTGCACAAACCCCGCCCActcaagccccgcccacacagaCTCAGTATGTCCCATCTGAGATGCAGAATTCACCCACGCAGTCCAGCAATGCCCAGAACACACCGCAGTATATCGTGGTTACGGTTACAG aGGGCTCCATCCATTCAAGTGACTCGGTTTCGGATTCCAGCCCTCCACCTGCAGTGGTACAGACCGGAGTTCCCACTCAGGTGGTGCAGCAGGTGCAGTCAGCCCAGCAG AGGTCTGTGGTCCAAGCCACATCTCAGCCTACCAAGACTGAACAGGGCACACAAATGAGCGTCACCAGCCTACAGCCTGTACACTTGACTCAGGAg cagctGCAGCAAGTACCCGTGCAGCACGTCTACACTAACCAGGTGCAGTATGtagagggaggagacacaaGCTACACTACCAGCACCAT aCGTTCCGGCAGTTTTGTGTACACTGACAGTCCCTTGTACACTCAGACCAGTGGTGCTCAGTATTATGAAAGCACCAGTGTCAGTGTCTCCGCCTCCCAGGCTGCCTCTCCTGTGAATACAGGCTTTGTGACGGGGACGGGGCAAATTGTGACCAGTGCCACACCTGGCACAGGGGGTGGAGCCACAGCAGTAATCGCAGTGTCAGGGTCGGCCGCTAATGGCTCCGGGGACGGAGGAGGCGGGGCCAACGGGAGCAGTGGCAGCTACGTGATCCAGGGAGGCTACATGCTCAGCAGCGGCGGAggcaccagcagcagcagcagtggaaACGGCCAGAGTTACTCACAAAATGCTCGCGTCTCCCCGGCCACC GTGCAGTGGTTGTTGGATAATTATGAGACGGCGGAGGGTGTGAGCCTACCGCGCTCTACTCTCTACTGCCACTACCTGCTGCACTGCCAGGAGCAGAAGCTGGAGCCCGTCAATGCCGCCTCATTCGGAAAGCTCATCCGCTCCGTCTTCATGGGCCTGAGGACGAGGCGTCTGGGTACCcg AGGGAACTCAAAATATCACTACTATGGGCTGAGGATTAAAGCTAGCTCCTCTCTGCTCCGGCTAATGGAGGACCAACAACACCTGGCAATGAGGCAGCAGCCCTTCTCCCAAAAACAGAG GTTGAAGCCAGTACAGAAGATGGAAGGAATGACCAATGGGATGTCGTCAGGCACGggacaacagcagcagcaacagacTTCAGGGCTTTCTGACATCAGTGCCCAGGTGCAGCAGTACCAACAGTTCCTGG ATGCGTCCCGTGCTCTCCCAGAGTTCCCTGAAATTGACTTGCAGGGCAAGCCTTTGCCAGAGGGCATTGAACTGGAACACATTAAGAGCTTTCAGCTACTCTACAGAGAGCACTGCGAG GCCATCCTGGACGTCATGGTGAACCTGCAGTTCACACTGGTGGAGACACTGTGGAAAACGTTCTGGAGGTTTAGCGAGAGTCAGGCAGGAGACACGGCCACGCTGGCTGT tcatGATGAGTCAGAGAAGCGGCTACCCAAATCATGCCTGGTGCTGCTGTGCAAGTATGAGCCGGCACTGCGTTGGAGCCGTGACTGCGACAATACGCTGTACCAGGGCCTGGTGGAGATCCTCATCCCAGACGTACTGAGACCCATACCCA GTGCCTTAACTCAAGCCATCCGGAACTTTGCCAAGAGTCTGGAGAGCTGGCTGACTAACGCCATGATGAACATTCCCGAGGAGATGGTCCGCATCAAA GTGACATGTGCAAATGCATTTGCGCAGACGCTGCGCAGGTACACCTCTTTGAACCACCTGGCCCAGGCTGCCCGTGCTGTGCTGCAGAACACTGCGCAGATCAACCAGATGCTCAGCGACCTCAACCGAGTCGACTTTGCAAACGTGCAG gAGCAGGCCTCTTGGGTATGTAGGTGTGAAGACCGTGTGGTGCAACGGTTAGAACAGGACTTTAAGCTcaccctgcagcagcagaaCTCACTGGAGCAGTGGGCTGCTTGGCTGGATGGCGTTGTCTCCCAAGTCCTAAAGCCCTACCAGGCCAGTCCGGCCTTCCCCAAAGCTGCTAAACTCTTCCTGCTCAGATGGAGCTTCTACAG CTCTATGGTAATCAGAGATCTGACACTGCGCAGTGCAGCCAGTTTTGGTTCCTTTCATCTCATCCGCCTGCTATATGATGAGTACATGTATTACCTAATAGAGCACAGAGTGGCCCAGGCCAAAGGGGAGACCCCTATCGCGGTCATGGGAGAg TTTGCCAGCCTTGGTCGCAGTCTTAACACACTGGATCCTGATAAAG aagaggaggatgaggaggaagaggagagtgaTGATGAGTGTCAGGAATTGGCTCTGCCCGCTGACGGAGCTGCTCTCGGCGACGAATCTTTGGAGCCACCTGTTAAGCTCGCCCGAACCGACCAGAGAGTGCTCTTTAGCAGCACAGAGAACTGA
- the rfx1a gene encoding MHC class II regulatory factor RFX1a isoform X7 has translation MFEVASDHRQLQQVPVQHVYTNQVQYVEGGDTSYTTSTIRSGSFVYTDSPLYTQTSGAQYYESTSVSVSASQAASPVNTGFVTGTGQIVTSATPGTGGGATAVIAVSGSAANGSGDGGGGANGSSGSYVIQGGYMLSSGGGTSSSSSGNGQSYSQNARVSPATVSISEGEENSVPSADKKYQNDDVLIVPFHASESTVKEQRESLSSGPQVQWLLDNYETAEGVSLPRSTLYCHYLLHCQEQKLEPVNAASFGKLIRSVFMGLRTRRLGTRGNSKYHYYGLRIKASSSLLRLMEDQQHLAMRQQPFSQKQRLKPVQKMEGMTNGMSSGTGQQQQQQTSGLSDISAQVQQYQQFLDASRALPEFPEIDLQGKPLPEGIELEHIKSFQLLYREHCEAILDVMVNLQFTLVETLWKTFWRFSESQAGDTATLAVHDESEKRLPKSCLVLLCKYEPALRWSRDCDNTLYQGLVEILIPDVLRPIPSALTQAIRNFAKSLESWLTNAMMNIPEEMVRIKVTCANAFAQTLRRYTSLNHLAQAARAVLQNTAQINQMLSDLNRVDFANVQEQASWVCRCEDRVVQRLEQDFKLTLQQQNSLEQWAAWLDGVVSQVLKPYQASPAFPKAAKLFLLRWSFYSSMVIRDLTLRSAASFGSFHLIRLLYDEYMYYLIEHRVAQAKGETPIAVMGEFASLGRSLNTLDPDKEEEDEEEEESDDECQELALPADGAALGDESLEPPVKLARTDQRVLFSSTEN, from the exons ATGTTTGAGGTGGCCTCTGACCATAGA cagctGCAGCAAGTACCCGTGCAGCACGTCTACACTAACCAGGTGCAGTATGtagagggaggagacacaaGCTACACTACCAGCACCAT aCGTTCCGGCAGTTTTGTGTACACTGACAGTCCCTTGTACACTCAGACCAGTGGTGCTCAGTATTATGAAAGCACCAGTGTCAGTGTCTCCGCCTCCCAGGCTGCCTCTCCTGTGAATACAGGCTTTGTGACGGGGACGGGGCAAATTGTGACCAGTGCCACACCTGGCACAGGGGGTGGAGCCACAGCAGTAATCGCAGTGTCAGGGTCGGCCGCTAATGGCTCCGGGGACGGAGGAGGCGGGGCCAACGGGAGCAGTGGCAGCTACGTGATCCAGGGAGGCTACATGCTCAGCAGCGGCGGAggcaccagcagcagcagcagtggaaACGGCCAGAGTTACTCACAAAATGCTCGCGTCTCCCCGGCCACCGTGAGTATTAGCGAGGGAGAGGAGAATAGCGTGCCGTCTGCAGACAAAAAG TATCAGAACGATGATGTGCTCATCGTTCCCTTTCACGCATCAGAGAGCACAGTCAAAGAGCAGAGGGAGTCA CTGTCCTCTGGCCCTCAGGTGCAGTGGTTGTTGGATAATTATGAGACGGCGGAGGGTGTGAGCCTACCGCGCTCTACTCTCTACTGCCACTACCTGCTGCACTGCCAGGAGCAGAAGCTGGAGCCCGTCAATGCCGCCTCATTCGGAAAGCTCATCCGCTCCGTCTTCATGGGCCTGAGGACGAGGCGTCTGGGTACCcg AGGGAACTCAAAATATCACTACTATGGGCTGAGGATTAAAGCTAGCTCCTCTCTGCTCCGGCTAATGGAGGACCAACAACACCTGGCAATGAGGCAGCAGCCCTTCTCCCAAAAACAGAG GTTGAAGCCAGTACAGAAGATGGAAGGAATGACCAATGGGATGTCGTCAGGCACGggacaacagcagcagcaacagacTTCAGGGCTTTCTGACATCAGTGCCCAGGTGCAGCAGTACCAACAGTTCCTGG ATGCGTCCCGTGCTCTCCCAGAGTTCCCTGAAATTGACTTGCAGGGCAAGCCTTTGCCAGAGGGCATTGAACTGGAACACATTAAGAGCTTTCAGCTACTCTACAGAGAGCACTGCGAG GCCATCCTGGACGTCATGGTGAACCTGCAGTTCACACTGGTGGAGACACTGTGGAAAACGTTCTGGAGGTTTAGCGAGAGTCAGGCAGGAGACACGGCCACGCTGGCTGT tcatGATGAGTCAGAGAAGCGGCTACCCAAATCATGCCTGGTGCTGCTGTGCAAGTATGAGCCGGCACTGCGTTGGAGCCGTGACTGCGACAATACGCTGTACCAGGGCCTGGTGGAGATCCTCATCCCAGACGTACTGAGACCCATACCCA GTGCCTTAACTCAAGCCATCCGGAACTTTGCCAAGAGTCTGGAGAGCTGGCTGACTAACGCCATGATGAACATTCCCGAGGAGATGGTCCGCATCAAA GTGACATGTGCAAATGCATTTGCGCAGACGCTGCGCAGGTACACCTCTTTGAACCACCTGGCCCAGGCTGCCCGTGCTGTGCTGCAGAACACTGCGCAGATCAACCAGATGCTCAGCGACCTCAACCGAGTCGACTTTGCAAACGTGCAG gAGCAGGCCTCTTGGGTATGTAGGTGTGAAGACCGTGTGGTGCAACGGTTAGAACAGGACTTTAAGCTcaccctgcagcagcagaaCTCACTGGAGCAGTGGGCTGCTTGGCTGGATGGCGTTGTCTCCCAAGTCCTAAAGCCCTACCAGGCCAGTCCGGCCTTCCCCAAAGCTGCTAAACTCTTCCTGCTCAGATGGAGCTTCTACAG CTCTATGGTAATCAGAGATCTGACACTGCGCAGTGCAGCCAGTTTTGGTTCCTTTCATCTCATCCGCCTGCTATATGATGAGTACATGTATTACCTAATAGAGCACAGAGTGGCCCAGGCCAAAGGGGAGACCCCTATCGCGGTCATGGGAGAg TTTGCCAGCCTTGGTCGCAGTCTTAACACACTGGATCCTGATAAAG aagaggaggatgaggaggaagaggagagtgaTGATGAGTGTCAGGAATTGGCTCTGCCCGCTGACGGAGCTGCTCTCGGCGACGAATCTTTGGAGCCACCTGTTAAGCTCGCCCGAACCGACCAGAGAGTGCTCTTTAGCAGCACAGAGAACTGA